Proteins encoded within one genomic window of Bacillus sp. F19:
- a CDS encoding MarR family transcriptional regulator, translated as MSEIDQNIFHSIQQLSRQLTKRLNEVLQPYGLFSAQWTVLFTLKKYGTLTQTDLCDYLSIEAPPMTRTIQRLVKQGYVIQIPGSDKRTKHIKLTDKAINDYALWEKSVLEMENDLLKAIPDDMQDPLRTYIQQWLQHIRNSERG; from the coding sequence ATGTCAGAAATTGATCAGAATATTTTCCACTCCATTCAGCAGCTATCAAGGCAGCTTACAAAACGGCTGAACGAGGTTTTACAGCCCTATGGCCTGTTCAGTGCACAATGGACCGTTTTATTCACCTTAAAAAAATATGGAACACTTACACAGACAGATCTCTGTGACTACCTCTCAATTGAAGCTCCGCCAATGACCCGGACGATTCAGAGACTTGTGAAGCAAGGGTATGTTATTCAAATCCCAGGTTCAGATAAACGGACAAAGCATATAAAGCTTACAGATAAAGCAATAAATGATTATGCGCTATGGGAAAAATCCGTATTAGAAATGGAGAATGACTTACTTAAAGCAATTCCTGATGACATGCAAGATCCTCTCCGGACATACATCCAGCAGTGGCTTCAGCACATAAGAAATTCAGAACGGGGATGA
- a CDS encoding MFS transporter — protein MKEQKLWTKDFLSISLSSFFLFLTFYYLLVTLPIYSLHDLNGKPSQAGLIVTIFLLAAIVIRPFAGKWIELCGKRIVLISSLSIFALGSLLYYFTNTMNGLYLLRFFHGIGFGMATTAAGAIVADIIPESRRGEGMGYYAMSMNLAMVIGPFLGLTAMEQWGTAAMFGICIFTAFFSLFSCLIIKMPKPVKTSSKVVPSIDNKGLKGLFEPTAISIAIVAGLFALVYASILSFVSVYAKQIGLFEAASYFFVVYAIVMLIARPFTGRWFDQYGANVIIYPAIVCFASGMVLLSMADTSLSFLLSAALIGLGWGTLFPSFQTIAIQSAEPKRRGLATATFLSIFDIGIGIGSFLVGVITTKIEFSSLYFFSSFFILGGLAVYYALHGKKTSLKYKNESSAPLLKANG, from the coding sequence ATGAAAGAACAAAAACTATGGACAAAAGATTTTCTCTCTATCTCTTTAAGCAGCTTTTTTCTGTTTTTAACGTTTTACTATTTGCTTGTTACTCTTCCAATCTATTCTCTTCATGATTTAAACGGCAAGCCATCACAAGCAGGACTGATCGTGACAATTTTTCTTCTGGCAGCGATTGTCATCCGCCCTTTTGCAGGAAAGTGGATTGAGCTCTGCGGAAAAAGGATTGTGCTGATATCCTCTCTTTCTATCTTTGCTTTAGGATCTCTTCTCTACTATTTTACAAATACAATGAACGGATTGTATCTTCTCCGCTTTTTTCATGGGATTGGATTTGGAATGGCTACAACAGCTGCAGGGGCAATTGTTGCAGATATTATTCCAGAATCCAGGCGCGGGGAAGGAATGGGCTATTATGCGATGTCAATGAACCTTGCAATGGTCATCGGTCCGTTTCTCGGACTTACTGCAATGGAACAATGGGGAACAGCAGCGATGTTCGGCATCTGTATCTTCACTGCCTTTTTCTCTCTGTTCTCATGTCTTATAATCAAGATGCCAAAGCCTGTAAAAACAAGCAGCAAAGTGGTGCCTTCAATCGATAACAAAGGCTTGAAAGGACTATTTGAACCAACAGCCATTTCGATTGCTATTGTTGCAGGTTTATTTGCCCTTGTCTACGCTTCTATTCTTTCGTTTGTTTCGGTTTATGCGAAACAAATTGGCTTATTTGAAGCAGCAAGCTACTTCTTTGTGGTATATGCTATCGTCATGTTAATTGCACGGCCCTTCACGGGAAGATGGTTTGATCAATACGGGGCAAATGTCATCATTTATCCGGCGATTGTTTGCTTTGCATCAGGCATGGTGCTTCTAAGCATGGCAGATACATCATTAAGCTTTTTACTGTCGGCAGCTCTTATTGGCTTAGGCTGGGGAACTTTGTTTCCAAGCTTTCAAACGATAGCCATACAATCTGCGGAACCTAAAAGAAGAGGGCTTGCCACTGCTACCTTCTTATCCATTTTTGATATCGGAATCGGCATTGGCTCCTTCCTTGTAGGTGTCATCACGACAAAAATTGAATTTAGTTCCCTGTATTTCTTCAGTTCATTTTTCATCTTGGGAGGCCTTGCTGTTTATTATGCTCTGCATGGTAAAAAAACGAGTCTGAAATACAAGAATGAAAGCAGTGCACCGCTGTTGAAAGCGAATGGCTGA
- a CDS encoding putative sulfate exporter family transporter, with protein sequence MLNSQTKLKHQQFPFMQGILLTFIFAAIASYIASFSLFSVIGPLIIAMILGILWRASAGISEPVLTGASFSSKKLLRLGIIFLGMRLNLTALYQAGINVFILSLIVILFTIPLVYTLSRFLKVDKKISILTACGTAICGAAAVAAIAPLVKANDEETAVSAGTIAILGTAFTLLYTFLYSFINLTPYGFGAFSGGTLHEIAHVVAAASIGGTESEDIAIIVKLTRVALLVPSALIVGILFREKKTEGAPSSLPIPWFILGFLFMSGLNTAGIASEETASFLVSFSYLLIGMAMAGLGLNVNLKTFKKLGSKPLIAGLTGSVLLSAAGYGLVLLLGLN encoded by the coding sequence ATGTTGAACAGTCAAACAAAGCTAAAACATCAGCAGTTTCCTTTTATGCAAGGGATTTTGCTGACATTCATATTTGCAGCTATTGCTTCTTATATAGCAAGTTTCTCCTTATTTTCCGTTATAGGACCCCTTATCATCGCCATGATTCTGGGAATATTGTGGAGAGCTTCTGCCGGAATAAGTGAACCAGTGCTTACAGGAGCCTCTTTTTCAAGTAAAAAGCTATTGCGCCTCGGCATCATTTTTCTCGGAATGAGATTAAACCTGACAGCTCTCTATCAAGCTGGAATTAACGTGTTTATCCTTTCCTTAATCGTAATCCTCTTTACCATACCCCTGGTATATACTCTTTCCCGCTTTCTCAAAGTGGATAAGAAAATCAGTATACTCACCGCATGTGGAACCGCAATTTGCGGGGCTGCAGCAGTTGCAGCAATTGCCCCATTGGTGAAGGCGAATGATGAGGAGACAGCTGTAAGTGCAGGAACCATTGCCATTTTAGGCACGGCCTTTACTCTGCTATACACCTTTTTATATTCTTTTATAAATCTAACACCCTATGGTTTCGGTGCTTTTTCCGGAGGAACGCTGCATGAGATTGCACATGTCGTAGCTGCGGCATCGATTGGAGGAACCGAATCAGAAGATATAGCTATTATCGTAAAATTAACCCGTGTCGCCCTGCTTGTACCCTCTGCTCTGATAGTCGGAATCCTTTTTAGAGAAAAAAAGACAGAAGGTGCTCCCTCTTCCCTGCCTATTCCTTGGTTTATTCTAGGATTCCTTTTCATGAGCGGGTTGAATACAGCTGGAATTGCTTCAGAGGAAACTGCCTCTTTCCTTGTCTCTTTTTCCTATCTATTAATTGGAATGGCCATGGCTGGACTTGGATTAAACGTAAACTTAAAGACTTTTAAAAAGCTTGGCTCTAAGCCGTTGATTGCCGGTTTGACAGGGTCTGTGCTGCTGTCTGCTGCGGGGTATGGGTTAGTCCTATTGCTTGGGCTTAATTAA
- a CDS encoding TlpA family protein disulfide reductase has translation MARIILLAVLLSLCLPLEQSAAAKAPELKLSDINQKEHEIKPPYDQPIVLNFWASWCGPCKMEAPDLVKLAEKYKGQVKIYAVNMTNQDSEEGAYMFAKDYGFSFPVLLDKTGEASSLYRVAAVPTTFFVDRNGEIASVLTGYGGTELLEKRVKALIAH, from the coding sequence ATGGCACGAATAATTCTGCTCGCTGTACTGCTCAGTCTTTGTCTTCCGCTGGAACAATCTGCTGCAGCAAAAGCTCCTGAACTTAAGCTTTCGGATATCAATCAGAAAGAACATGAAATAAAACCGCCCTACGATCAGCCCATTGTTCTGAATTTCTGGGCATCCTGGTGCGGTCCCTGCAAAATGGAAGCACCTGATTTAGTGAAGCTTGCTGAGAAATATAAAGGTCAGGTGAAGATTTATGCCGTCAATATGACCAATCAGGATTCAGAAGAAGGAGCGTATATGTTCGCTAAAGACTATGGATTTTCATTTCCTGTTTTGCTTGATAAGACAGGGGAAGCTTCTTCACTATATAGAGTAGCGGCGGTGCCTACAACCTTTTTTGTGGATAGGAATGGCGAAATTGCGAGTGTGCTGACTGGGTATGGAGGGACAGAGCTGCTTGAGAAGCGGGTTAAGGCATTAATAGCTCATTAA
- a CDS encoding acylglycerol kinase family protein — protein sequence MKQAMLIVNPSSGKEKGTEYTEHAFKTTNKMGYETELHETKGEGDAMEFAREACERKLDFVAAMGGDGTINEAI from the coding sequence TTGAAGCAGGCAATGTTAATTGTAAACCCATCTTCAGGAAAGGAAAAAGGGACTGAATATACGGAACATGCTTTTAAAACAACGAATAAAATGGGCTATGAAACAGAGCTCCATGAAACAAAAGGCGAGGGAGATGCAATGGAGTTTGCCCGGGAAGCCTGTGAAAGAAAGCTTGATTTTGTTGCGGCAATGGGCGGGGACGGTACTATAAATGAAGCAATATGA
- a CDS encoding 3'-5' exoribonuclease, which yields MKTNPFVHFIREVHGKFQTSVFGTAQSGQNSQQIAFLRQLQREMKAEEALSVPLDDLNVVVFDIETTGFFPEQGNEIIAIGAVKVSGCTLKEEERFYSLVRHENGMSDEIRELTGITDDDLKDAPSLEEAMIEFYKFVKGDTLVAHHSSHEKNFMQHASRKLFRAPFKHRIVDTSFLYRIAEPNSEYVRLEDWCDHKQIPVIDRHHALGDAILTAKLWCKYVEDVKGLGCRNLRDIYERIAIL from the coding sequence ATGAAGACGAATCCGTTCGTTCATTTTATAAGAGAAGTGCACGGAAAGTTTCAAACGAGCGTATTTGGAACTGCTCAAAGCGGGCAAAACTCCCAGCAAATCGCGTTTTTGCGTCAGCTTCAGCGCGAAATGAAAGCAGAGGAGGCGCTGTCGGTTCCATTAGATGATCTGAATGTAGTTGTCTTTGATATTGAAACAACCGGATTTTTCCCAGAGCAGGGGAATGAAATCATTGCAATCGGAGCAGTTAAGGTGAGCGGGTGCACGCTGAAGGAAGAGGAACGTTTCTACTCGCTTGTCAGACATGAAAATGGGATGTCCGATGAAATCCGTGAGTTAACGGGCATTACTGATGATGACTTAAAGGATGCGCCTTCCCTTGAAGAAGCCATGATCGAATTTTATAAGTTTGTAAAAGGAGATACACTTGTTGCCCATCACTCTTCACATGAAAAAAACTTTATGCAGCATGCAAGCAGGAAACTGTTCCGTGCACCTTTTAAGCACCGGATTGTGGACACTTCTTTTTTATACCGCATCGCTGAACCGAATTCAGAGTATGTAAGACTTGAAGATTGGTGTGATCATAAGCAGATTCCTGTTATAGACCGTCATCATGCGTTAGGCGACGCCATCTTGACAGCGAAATTATGGTGTAAATATGTAGAGGATGTAAAAGGGCTCGGCTGCAGAAACCTGAGGGATATTTATGAACGGATTGCCATCCTGTGA
- a CDS encoding DUF294 nucleotidyltransferase-like domain-containing protein → MGESYESIRAWKDEEINKYTSDTHSLNQFHDQVMRAVFNVSLQRVKEEKGTPPSPFTWFVMGSAGRYEQGVISDQDHGMVYEKSGTDADQYFLALGKEVSLGLHIAGYPYCEGKVMSSNPVWCKSLGAFEKQLSKWMDEVSFESMRYLQIFVDARVLEGEEAFIDHLKNVIDECRKKSPKLLKRFMDNIMHLKPSVGPLGQIFTENSGPYQGSLNLKQAAFLPYVNAVRILAIKEGVLAASTLDRIDELSKDEFYRNELRDYKTSFANLLQFRMFNLKRIQDYDDVHYLPIQKLSRAERKEMKTILKNGKKLHHFVQGIIEKGVHK, encoded by the coding sequence ATGGGAGAAAGCTACGAATCGATTCGTGCATGGAAAGATGAAGAGATAAATAAATATACATCTGATACGCACTCATTAAATCAATTTCACGATCAAGTCATGCGGGCGGTTTTTAACGTATCTCTGCAAAGGGTGAAGGAGGAAAAGGGGACTCCTCCTTCACCCTTTACATGGTTTGTCATGGGGAGTGCAGGGAGATATGAACAGGGGGTCATCAGTGACCAGGATCATGGAATGGTTTATGAAAAAAGCGGTACGGATGCAGATCAGTACTTTCTGGCACTTGGAAAAGAAGTTTCCTTAGGTCTTCATATTGCAGGATATCCTTATTGCGAAGGAAAAGTCATGAGCTCAAATCCTGTCTGGTGCAAATCGCTTGGAGCTTTTGAAAAACAGCTGTCAAAATGGATGGATGAAGTCAGCTTCGAGTCAATGCGGTATCTGCAGATTTTTGTTGATGCAAGAGTTTTAGAGGGAGAAGAAGCATTTATTGACCATTTAAAAAACGTCATTGATGAATGCCGGAAAAAGTCTCCGAAACTATTAAAACGGTTTATGGATAATATCATGCACCTCAAGCCTTCTGTTGGTCCTCTTGGGCAAATCTTTACTGAAAACAGCGGCCCTTATCAGGGATCATTGAATTTAAAGCAGGCTGCGTTTTTGCCGTATGTAAATGCGGTAAGAATCCTTGCCATTAAAGAAGGAGTATTAGCCGCATCAACTTTGGACCGGATTGATGAACTCAGCAAAGACGAATTTTATCGGAATGAGCTGAGAGACTATAAAACCAGCTTTGCAAATCTGCTGCAGTTTCGGATGTTTAATTTAAAGAGAATCCAAGATTACGATGATGTACATTACCTTCCCATTCAAAAGCTCAGCCGTGCGGAGAGAAAAGAAATGAAAACCATCCTGAAAAACGGGAAAAAGCTGCATCACTTTGTGCAGGGAATCATTGAAAAGGGTGTTCATAAATGA
- a CDS encoding ArsR family transcriptional regulator, which produces MAEIYKALADDTRLKIAYALLEEEELCVCDAANIVGATTATIFEKRKIDDPIYALSIHGAAGVWGTISTGFFAAPELATVGKPGLFYGGGIEQLGVQIMGAGVSGAYAFIVSFIILFAAKKLMGGLRVTEEEEIMGLDMSEHGSYGYPEVFLSKEDKISS; this is translated from the coding sequence GTGGCGGAAATTTATAAAGCCCTCGCTGATGATACAAGGTTGAAAATTGCTTATGCGCTTTTAGAAGAAGAGGAGCTTTGTGTCTGTGATGCGGCGAATATCGTCGGGGCTACGACTGCGACGATTTTCGAAAAGAGAAAAATAGACGATCCAATCTACGCCTTATCCATTCATGGCGCAGCAGGGGTTTGGGGTACGATTTCAACAGGATTTTTCGCAGCACCTGAACTAGCGACAGTTGGAAAGCCGGGATTATTCTATGGCGGAGGCATTGAACAATTAGGTGTTCAGATTATGGGTGCAGGCGTATCCGGGGCTTATGCTTTTATCGTTTCATTTATCATTCTCTTTGCCGCTAAAAAGCTGATGGGCGGTCTTCGTGTAACGGAAGAAGAAGAAATTATGGGGCTTGATATGAGTGAGCATGGAAGTTACGGCTATCCTGAAGTATTCTTATCAAAAGAGGATAAGATCAGCTCTTAA
- a CDS encoding metalloregulator ArsR/SmtB family transcription factor: MKKEKQEADTFHDLDEETLFISSQTFKALSDPTRLRILNLLTQGERSVNEIAETLSLLQSTVSHQLRFLKNLRLVKFRREGTTLFYSHDDEHVIGLLKQMIEHARH, from the coding sequence ATGAAAAAAGAAAAACAAGAAGCAGACACGTTTCATGATCTGGACGAAGAAACCCTCTTCATCTCTTCCCAGACCTTCAAGGCGCTGTCAGACCCAACACGGCTCCGCATATTAAACCTGCTCACTCAAGGTGAACGGTCCGTAAATGAAATTGCTGAAACATTATCTCTTCTCCAATCAACCGTATCCCACCAGCTAAGATTTCTAAAAAACCTCCGCCTCGTGAAATTCCGCCGCGAAGGAACAACCTTATTCTATTCACATGACGACGAACACGTTATCGGGCTTTTGAAGCAGATGATTGAGCATGCCAGGCACTGA